A part of Saccharomonospora amisosensis genomic DNA contains:
- a CDS encoding YwqG family protein — protein MRTGEAHLVATARKLLPPAVAARWIALIRPALRLRPAYGGDTQVGQLGGVPVLPEGMGWPVWEGQGPLNFVASIDCGRLPRAALDLPLPAAGTLNFFFFDDEPGTPGGYEFWRKVGGWEPKSLVRGSRVIYTPTTVPASERSTPGEIAPYDFVPLTATPTMTGPDWLHPDFRAACADLSESDSAFAADWANRDALTGALYELAQPPRHQLGGHALPVQDAVELDVARASLRIRSGHHVPSPDTVNLEASRWTLLAQIDFDGTAQMATRDLGTLYWLIRTEDLAARQFWASSFIRQE, from the coding sequence ATGCGCACGGGTGAAGCTCATCTGGTAGCCACTGCTCGCAAACTACTCCCACCTGCTGTGGCGGCTCGCTGGATCGCGTTGATCCGGCCCGCCCTGCGGCTGCGCCCCGCATACGGAGGTGACACGCAGGTAGGTCAACTCGGTGGTGTCCCCGTTCTGCCCGAAGGCATGGGGTGGCCGGTGTGGGAGGGCCAGGGGCCGCTGAACTTCGTCGCGTCGATCGATTGCGGCCGGCTACCGCGAGCGGCGCTCGACCTGCCTCTCCCGGCTGCGGGCACACTGAACTTCTTCTTTTTCGACGACGAGCCAGGCACCCCTGGCGGCTACGAGTTCTGGCGCAAGGTCGGTGGGTGGGAGCCCAAGTCGCTCGTCAGGGGATCGCGAGTCATCTATACCCCAACCACCGTGCCCGCCTCCGAACGGTCCACGCCGGGGGAGATCGCTCCGTACGACTTCGTGCCGCTCACCGCGACGCCGACGATGACCGGCCCCGACTGGCTCCACCCTGACTTCCGTGCCGCTTGCGCGGATCTGTCCGAGTCGGACAGCGCATTCGCCGCTGACTGGGCGAACCGCGATGCCCTGACTGGGGCGTTGTACGAGCTGGCGCAACCACCCCGGCATCAACTCGGAGGCCATGCGCTGCCCGTTCAGGATGCCGTGGAACTCGATGTGGCACGGGCGAGCCTGCGAATTCGTTCAGGCCACCATGTGCCGAGCCCGGACACGGTGAACCTGGAAGCCTCGAGGTGGACGCTGCTCGCACAGATCGACTTCGACGGCACAGCCCAGATGGCGACGAGGGACCTCGGCACCCTGTACTGGCTCATACGTACCGAGGACCTTGCGGCGAGGCAGTTCTGGGCATCTTCGTTCATCCGGCAGGAGTAG
- a CDS encoding class I adenylate-forming enzyme family protein, with protein MPTTMMSPPPGLPNSLDYPEVPVGSLLAGAATRYGDRTAFQHGDQKLSFTQLWESACRFANALLDRGVGKGDTVALHLPNCLAFPIAYYGTLLAGATFSPANPLLPPGDLAAQLADCEAKAAVTFGPVAAALAGTGVELVIVVQPTDEGQLDFQDFVATAEQAAPRVDIDVDNLAHLAYTGGTTGRSKGVRIPHRNVVVNTLQYACWGSGAVPVLDADGNPTLDQIGSEDEWPVRLGTGIGINLTPWFHAMGTIGGLNVSVVSGGTVVIHDRFDPQSYVADAQRLRVTSMSGAPALFAALLACEDFHKADLSSVRAITSGAAPMPHEMIKALQRLVPEAVIAEGYGLTEVTMGATLSPSWRSGTRKVGSVGVPIFDTEVKIMPAEGGDEELAANTPGEVCVRGPQVMLGYHNRQEETAAVLVDGWLHTGDVGVIDDDGYLSIVDRKKDMLIYKGYNVYPRELEELLMALPQVASAAVVGRKTVETGELPVAFVVRAPGHDEATAEQLLDAVNSQVVPYKRLRELHFVDTIPVSAAGKVLKRELRAQLT; from the coding sequence ATGCCGACCACAATGATGTCGCCGCCACCAGGGTTGCCCAACTCGCTCGACTACCCCGAGGTCCCCGTCGGCTCGCTGCTCGCCGGCGCGGCGACCCGCTACGGCGACCGCACCGCGTTCCAGCACGGTGACCAGAAGCTGAGCTTCACGCAACTGTGGGAATCGGCGTGCCGGTTCGCCAACGCGCTGCTCGACCGCGGTGTCGGCAAGGGCGACACCGTCGCCCTGCACCTGCCGAACTGCCTGGCGTTTCCCATCGCCTACTACGGCACGCTGCTGGCAGGCGCCACGTTCAGCCCGGCGAACCCGCTGCTGCCGCCCGGTGACCTCGCCGCGCAACTCGCCGACTGCGAAGCGAAGGCCGCCGTCACCTTCGGGCCCGTGGCGGCAGCGCTTGCCGGAACCGGCGTCGAGCTGGTGATCGTTGTGCAACCGACCGACGAGGGGCAACTCGATTTCCAGGACTTCGTCGCGACCGCTGAACAGGCGGCGCCAAGGGTGGACATCGACGTCGACAACCTGGCACATCTGGCCTACACCGGCGGCACCACCGGCCGGTCGAAGGGGGTGCGGATTCCGCATCGCAACGTCGTCGTCAACACGCTGCAGTACGCGTGCTGGGGGTCGGGAGCGGTTCCAGTGCTCGACGCCGACGGCAACCCCACACTGGACCAGATCGGCAGCGAGGACGAGTGGCCGGTGCGGCTCGGCACCGGCATCGGCATCAATCTCACCCCGTGGTTCCACGCCATGGGCACCATCGGCGGGCTCAATGTCTCCGTCGTCAGCGGCGGCACCGTCGTCATACACGACCGGTTCGACCCGCAGTCCTATGTGGCCGACGCGCAGCGGCTGCGGGTCACCTCGATGAGCGGAGCGCCCGCGTTGTTCGCCGCGTTGCTGGCGTGCGAGGACTTCCACAAGGCCGACCTGTCCTCCGTGCGCGCGATCACGTCGGGTGCGGCTCCGATGCCCCACGAGATGATCAAGGCGCTGCAAAGGCTCGTCCCCGAAGCCGTGATCGCGGAGGGATACGGGCTGACCGAGGTCACGATGGGTGCGACACTGTCGCCGAGTTGGCGTTCGGGTACGCGCAAGGTGGGTTCGGTTGGTGTGCCCATCTTCGACACCGAGGTCAAGATCATGCCCGCCGAGGGCGGCGACGAGGAACTCGCCGCGAACACGCCAGGCGAGGTGTGTGTCCGTGGCCCGCAGGTGATGCTCGGCTACCACAACCGGCAGGAGGAGACCGCTGCGGTGCTGGTGGACGGGTGGCTGCACACCGGCGACGTCGGGGTGATCGACGACGACGGCTACCTGTCTATTGTGGATCGCAAGAAGGACATGCTGATCTACAAGGGGTACAACGTATACCCCCGCGAACTCGAGGAATTGCTCATGGCGCTGCCCCAGGTCGCCTCGGCCGCGGTGGTGGGCAGGAAGACGGTGGAGACCGGCGAACTGCCGGTGGCGTTCGTCGTACGCGCTCCCGGCCACGATGAGGCGACTGCCGAGCAACTGCTCGACGCGGTTAACTCGCAGGTGGTGCCGTACAAGCGGCTGCGGGAGCTGCACTTCGTGGACACCATCCCGGTCTCGGCCGCGGGCAAGGTGCTCAAGCGGGAGTTGCGCGCGCAACTGACGTGA
- a CDS encoding 5-(carboxyamino)imidazole ribonucleotide synthase, producing MDTRTGLPIVGMVGGGQLARMTHQAAISLGQSLRVLAAGEHDSAGLVAGEVVYGHHTDLEALRSFARGVDVVTFDHEHVPGEHLLTLAGEGFQLRPGPYALAFAQDKLLMRERLAGLGFPGPPFTEVTGVEDVLKFADARGWPVVLKAARGGYDGRGVWPLDSPDDARGLIPELLEAGTPLLVETRVTMRRELSALVARSPFGQGAAWPVVETVQSGGINTEVLAPAPGLSARRTQEAQDLALRIAEALDVAGVLAVELFETDGGLLVNELAMRPHNSGHWTMDGSATSQFEQHLRAVLDYPLGATELLSPTVMANVLGAPASPAMRPDERLHHLFARFPDVRVHLYGKGERPGRKLGHVNLLGELTPRLREKARLAAHWLSHAEWLDGYETHRGER from the coding sequence ATGGACACCCGCACCGGACTCCCCATCGTCGGCATGGTCGGCGGCGGTCAACTCGCCAGAATGACCCACCAGGCGGCCATCTCGCTCGGCCAGTCGCTTCGTGTGCTCGCTGCTGGCGAGCACGACTCGGCGGGCCTGGTGGCGGGCGAGGTGGTGTACGGCCATCACACCGACCTGGAGGCACTGCGCTCGTTCGCTCGTGGTGTCGATGTCGTCACCTTCGACCACGAGCACGTGCCGGGTGAGCACCTGCTGACACTGGCCGGCGAGGGCTTCCAGCTACGACCAGGTCCCTACGCGCTCGCGTTCGCACAGGACAAGCTGCTGATGCGGGAGCGCCTCGCGGGTCTCGGCTTTCCTGGGCCGCCGTTCACGGAGGTCACCGGGGTCGAGGACGTACTGAAGTTCGCCGACGCGCGTGGCTGGCCTGTTGTACTCAAGGCCGCGAGGGGCGGCTACGACGGCAGGGGGGTGTGGCCGCTGGATTCGCCGGACGACGCCCGCGGCCTGATACCCGAACTGCTGGAAGCGGGGACACCGCTGCTGGTCGAGACCAGGGTCACCATGCGGCGGGAGCTGTCCGCGCTGGTGGCGCGCTCACCCTTCGGGCAGGGAGCGGCCTGGCCGGTCGTGGAGACCGTGCAGTCCGGAGGTATCAACACCGAGGTACTGGCGCCCGCTCCCGGGCTGTCGGCGCGGCGCACCCAGGAGGCGCAGGACCTGGCGCTGCGCATCGCGGAAGCGCTTGATGTGGCGGGTGTGCTCGCCGTCGAGTTGTTCGAGACCGACGGCGGACTGCTGGTGAACGAGCTGGCCATGCGGCCCCACAACTCGGGGCACTGGACGATGGACGGCTCGGCGACGTCGCAGTTCGAGCAGCATCTTCGCGCGGTGCTCGACTACCCACTTGGGGCGACGGAACTGCTCTCGCCCACCGTGATGGCCAATGTGCTAGGCGCCCCCGCCTCGCCCGCGATGCGGCCTGACGAGCGGCTGCACCACCTCTTCGCGCGGTTCCCCGACGTACGGGTGCACCTGTACGGAAAGGGTGAGCGTCCGGGCCGCAAGCTGGGGCACGTGAACCTGCTCGGCGAGTTGACCCCGAGACTGCGCGAGAAGGCGCGGCTGGCGGCGCATTGGCTTTCCCACGCCGAATGGCTCGACGGCTACGAGACCCACCGAGGAGAACGGTGA
- a CDS encoding YrdB family protein, whose translation MGRGLRWANQILAFLFELAALAALGYWGFSVGGSLPLKVVLGVGSPALAAAVWGLFAAPRARFQLSVAGVLVVKAAVFAAATVALYVTAPQPLAIAFAALVVLNTVAVTLTRANLGTP comes from the coding sequence GTGGGGCGGGGGCTGCGGTGGGCCAACCAGATCCTGGCGTTCCTGTTTGAACTCGCGGCACTGGCCGCGCTGGGGTACTGGGGCTTCTCCGTCGGGGGGTCCTTGCCGCTCAAGGTCGTACTCGGCGTTGGCTCACCCGCGCTCGCCGCCGCCGTCTGGGGTCTGTTCGCCGCACCACGAGCCAGGTTCCAGCTGTCGGTGGCCGGCGTGCTGGTGGTCAAGGCAGCGGTGTTCGCCGCCGCGACAGTGGCGCTGTACGTCACAGCCCCGCAACCGCTTGCGATCGCATTCGCGGCGCTCGTCGTGCTCAACACCGTCGCGGTCACGCTCACGCGAGCGAACCTCGGCACGCCCTGA
- a CDS encoding GNAT family N-acetyltransferase → MTDLEIVVFGVHSKPAKAILRAYFADVASRYYGRAATPAELDVAMTEDPSDVLQPPRGVFLLAREGTEPVGCAGVRLLEPGVAELKRMFVSADRRGRGIGARLLARAEDSARDLGANVVRLDTRHDLVEARSLYVRHGYREIPGYNDGPYAECWYERRIG, encoded by the coding sequence GTGACAGATCTTGAGATCGTGGTGTTCGGTGTGCACAGCAAGCCCGCGAAGGCCATCTTGCGGGCCTACTTCGCCGATGTTGCCTCTCGGTACTACGGCCGCGCCGCGACTCCAGCGGAGTTGGACGTCGCGATGACCGAGGACCCCAGCGATGTACTCCAGCCTCCACGTGGGGTGTTCCTGCTCGCCCGGGAAGGCACTGAGCCCGTCGGATGCGCCGGGGTGCGGCTGCTCGAACCGGGCGTCGCCGAGCTGAAGCGCATGTTCGTGTCGGCCGACCGGCGGGGGAGAGGTATTGGCGCGCGGCTGTTGGCCCGCGCGGAGGACAGCGCACGCGACCTTGGCGCGAACGTCGTGCGGCTTGACACGAGGCACGACCTGGTTGAGGCGCGCAGCCTCTACGTGCGGCACGGCTACCGCGAGATCCCCGGGTACAACGACGGCCCCTACGCCGAGTGCTGGTACGAGAGGCGCATTGGCTGA
- the purE gene encoding 5-(carboxyamino)imidazole ribonucleotide mutase: MTAQVGLIMGSDSDWPVLEAAGQALREFSVPYEVGVYSAHRTPRRMLDYARSAAGRGIKVIIAGAGGAAHLPGMVASATPLPVIGVPVPLKHLDGLDSLLSIVQMPAGVPVATVSVGGARNAGLLAVRVLAAGDDALRERMERFQADLEQLVLDKDAALRARLGE, encoded by the coding sequence GTGACCGCACAGGTAGGCCTGATCATGGGCAGCGACTCCGACTGGCCGGTGCTCGAGGCGGCGGGGCAGGCACTGCGGGAGTTCTCGGTGCCCTACGAGGTGGGCGTGTACTCGGCGCACCGGACGCCGCGACGGATGCTGGACTACGCGCGCTCGGCGGCGGGCAGGGGAATCAAGGTGATCATCGCGGGGGCGGGCGGAGCCGCGCATCTGCCCGGGATGGTCGCGTCGGCGACCCCGCTGCCCGTGATCGGGGTTCCCGTGCCGCTGAAGCACCTGGACGGGCTGGACTCGTTGCTCTCGATCGTGCAAATGCCAGCGGGGGTGCCGGTGGCCACGGTTTCGGTCGGTGGTGCGCGCAACGCGGGCCTGCTCGCCGTGCGGGTGCTGGCCGCGGGCGACGATGCCCTGCGCGAGCGGATGGAGCGGTTCCAGGCGGACCTGGAGCAGCTCGTGCTTGACAAGGACGCCGCGCTGCGCGCCCGACTCGGCGAGTAG
- a CDS encoding acyl-CoA dehydrogenase family protein → MAPVTDGPGLYQLAEEHEELRAAVRALAEKEIAPHAAEVDEQERYPVEARDALIRAGFHAVHLPEEFGGQGADAIAACIVIEEVARVDASASLIPAVNKLGTQPILLSASDALKKQVLPSIAAGEAMVSYALSEREAGSDTASMRTRARLEGDTWVLNGTKCWITNAGESSWYTVMAVTDPDAEKKANGISAFVVHADDPGFSVGPKERKLGIKGSPTREIYFENCTIPADRIIGEPGTGLKTALRTLDHTRPTIGAQALGIAQGALDAAVDYVKERKQFGRTIAEFQGVQFMLADMATKVEAARHLVYASAAATERGDARASFMASAAKSYASDVAMDVTTDAVQLFGGAGYTRDFPVERMMRDAKITQIYEGTNQIQRMVMARNLLK, encoded by the coding sequence GTGGCGCCGGTGACCGACGGTCCAGGGCTCTATCAACTCGCCGAGGAGCACGAAGAACTGCGAGCGGCGGTGCGCGCGCTGGCGGAGAAGGAGATCGCCCCGCATGCCGCCGAGGTGGATGAGCAGGAGCGCTACCCGGTGGAGGCGCGTGACGCGCTGATCCGGGCCGGCTTCCATGCCGTTCACCTGCCCGAGGAGTTCGGCGGGCAGGGCGCGGACGCGATCGCGGCCTGCATCGTGATCGAGGAGGTCGCGCGCGTCGACGCGTCGGCGTCGCTGATCCCCGCGGTCAACAAGCTGGGCACGCAGCCGATCCTGCTTTCGGCCTCGGACGCGTTGAAGAAGCAGGTGCTGCCCTCCATCGCGGCGGGCGAGGCGATGGTGTCGTACGCGCTGTCGGAGCGTGAGGCCGGCTCGGACACCGCGTCCATGCGCACGCGGGCGCGGCTGGAGGGTGACACCTGGGTACTCAACGGCACCAAGTGCTGGATCACCAACGCCGGGGAGTCGAGCTGGTACACGGTGATGGCCGTCACCGACCCCGACGCCGAGAAGAAGGCGAACGGGATCTCCGCGTTCGTGGTGCACGCCGACGACCCCGGATTCTCGGTCGGTCCCAAGGAGCGCAAGCTCGGCATCAAGGGCTCGCCCACCAGGGAGATCTACTTCGAGAACTGCACCATCCCCGCTGATCGCATCATCGGCGAGCCGGGCACCGGGCTCAAGACCGCGCTGCGCACGCTGGACCACACCCGGCCGACCATCGGCGCGCAGGCGCTCGGTATCGCGCAGGGCGCGCTCGACGCGGCAGTGGACTACGTCAAGGAGCGCAAGCAGTTCGGCCGGACGATCGCCGAGTTCCAGGGCGTGCAGTTCATGCTCGCCGACATGGCCACCAAGGTCGAGGCCGCCCGTCATCTCGTCTACGCCTCCGCCGCGGCCACCGAGCGCGGCGACGCGCGTGCCTCCTTCATGGCCAGCGCCGCCAAGTCCTACGCCTCCGACGTCGCCATGGACGTCACCACCGACGCCGTGCAACTCTTCGGCGGCGCGGGCTACACCCGCGACTTCCCGGTGGAACGCATGATGCGCGACGCCAAGATCACCCAGATCTACGAGGGCACCAACCAGATCCAGCGCATGGTAATGGCCCGCAACCTACTCAAGTAA
- a CDS encoding glycosyltransferase 87 family protein translates to MPVTLEPEVRAAPESKLSLKDSLGRLSVRPRSVALLLALPSVSLLAGVLGWLFDWRLGVDSAVYRAGAITLLHGEPLYNANTLGPEPWWALLPFTYPPTAALLFVPLAVLPVQVAWGVVAAVSFLALALVIRVTIASLPLPRGEVPRWASPARATLIFGVVFLALEPVWRTVFLGQINLILMALIVLDVLVICRRDSRWGGVLVGVAAAVKLTPLIFIPHLLFTGRRMEALRALGTFVGLQALLFALVPGDAMRFWTHTISDQGRIGPMHWAGNQSLNGLINRLSDLAPWSSSVALAMGAALAPPAVWLMLRFHRSGESLAALLVTAFYALLVSPVSWSHHWVWAVPLIVLLVSRLPLTTPATAWKRWAAAGAVIVVFVSCVLLVLPNGRNLELHWAFWQYVLGSAYLLVPLCLAAVLGLRWLWRRKRA, encoded by the coding sequence ATGCCGGTCACTCTCGAACCCGAGGTGCGCGCCGCCCCGGAATCCAAGCTGTCGCTGAAGGATTCGCTCGGCAGGCTGTCCGTGCGGCCCCGCTCGGTCGCGCTGCTGCTCGCGCTGCCTTCGGTGTCGCTGCTGGCCGGTGTGCTGGGCTGGCTGTTCGACTGGCGGCTCGGTGTCGACAGCGCCGTCTACCGCGCGGGCGCGATCACCCTGCTGCACGGCGAGCCGCTGTACAACGCCAACACACTCGGGCCCGAGCCGTGGTGGGCGTTGTTGCCGTTCACCTACCCGCCGACCGCCGCGCTGCTGTTCGTGCCGCTCGCGGTGTTGCCGGTGCAGGTCGCGTGGGGCGTGGTCGCCGCGGTGTCGTTTCTCGCGCTGGCACTGGTGATCCGGGTGACGATCGCGTCGCTGCCGCTACCCCGTGGCGAGGTACCGCGCTGGGCCTCTCCCGCCCGCGCTACGTTGATCTTCGGCGTGGTGTTCCTGGCGCTGGAACCGGTGTGGCGAACCGTGTTCCTCGGCCAGATCAACCTGATCCTGATGGCGCTGATCGTGCTGGACGTGCTGGTGATCTGCCGCAGGGACAGCCGCTGGGGCGGGGTACTGGTCGGTGTCGCCGCCGCCGTAAAGCTCACCCCGTTGATCTTCATCCCGCACCTGCTGTTCACCGGCAGGCGAATGGAGGCGCTTCGCGCACTCGGTACGTTCGTCGGGCTGCAAGCGCTGCTGTTCGCGCTGGTGCCCGGCGACGCCATGCGATTTTGGACCCACACCATCAGCGACCAGGGCCGTATCGGCCCGATGCACTGGGCGGGCAACCAGTCGCTGAACGGCCTCATCAACAGGCTGTCCGATCTCGCGCCGTGGTCGTCATCCGTGGCGCTCGCCATGGGCGCCGCCCTCGCGCCGCCTGCGGTGTGGCTGATGCTTCGGTTCCATCGCAGCGGAGAGTCGCTCGCCGCGCTGCTGGTCACGGCGTTCTACGCGTTGCTGGTGTCCCCGGTCTCGTGGTCACACCACTGGGTGTGGGCGGTGCCGCTCATCGTGCTGCTGGTCTCCCGGCTGCCGCTGACGACGCCCGCGACGGCGTGGAAGCGGTGGGCAGCCGCCGGTGCGGTGATCGTGGTGTTCGTGAGTTGCGTGCTGCTGGTGCTGCCCAACGGGCGCAACCTGGAACTGCACTGGGCGTTTTGGCAGTACGTGCTCGGCAGCGCCTACCTGCTCGTGCCGCTGTGCCTTGCCGCCGTGCTCGGCCTGCGTTGGCTGTGGCGCAGGAAACGGGCGTGA
- a CDS encoding TIGR03089 family protein gives MSLTEHLLRPLLKSSAARPLITHYDDAAGSRIELSVATAANWAAKTANWLVEEFDVEPGDEVSVELPAHWQTAGVLLGAWWCGAQVVKGGSGVAVAFVGPEAPVEQAGRTAMVALDPLGRGLGSRCPEGAMDYLAEARLSGDEFTPLLPIPDDTPALLGAPVGEVLTRARERATALGIGAGDRVLSARPWSLPDGVLDALLAPLAAGAHLVQVTNATPDKLATHREEERTTVELT, from the coding sequence GTGAGCCTGACCGAGCACCTGCTGCGGCCCCTGCTGAAGTCGTCCGCCGCCCGCCCGCTGATCACGCACTACGACGACGCGGCGGGAAGCCGGATCGAGCTGTCGGTGGCCACGGCCGCCAACTGGGCAGCGAAGACGGCGAACTGGCTGGTCGAGGAGTTCGACGTCGAGCCGGGCGACGAGGTATCCGTCGAGTTGCCCGCGCACTGGCAGACGGCCGGGGTGTTGCTGGGCGCATGGTGGTGTGGGGCCCAGGTGGTGAAAGGCGGGAGCGGCGTGGCGGTCGCGTTCGTGGGACCGGAGGCGCCCGTGGAGCAGGCCGGGCGCACGGCGATGGTGGCGCTCGACCCGCTGGGCCGTGGCCTGGGGTCGCGATGCCCGGAAGGGGCCATGGACTACCTGGCCGAGGCACGCCTCTCCGGCGACGAGTTCACGCCGCTGCTGCCGATACCCGACGACACGCCCGCGCTGCTTGGCGCCCCGGTCGGTGAGGTGCTGACCCGCGCCCGCGAGCGCGCCACCGCGCTCGGCATCGGCGCCGGTGACCGGGTGTTGTCGGCCAGACCGTGGAGCTTGCCCGACGGGGTGCTGGACGCCCTGCTCGCGCCGCTGGCGGCGGGCGCGCACCTGGTGCAGGTCACGAACGCCACGCCGGACAAGCTGGCCACACACCGCGAGGAAGAACGCACCACGGTCGAACTGACCTGA
- a CDS encoding sigma-70 family RNA polymerase sigma factor translates to MSTALPDPKGSSDAELIASVREGRIEAYGTLYERHVAAAYNLARQLTRSATESDDLVSEAFAKVLDALRAGKGPDSAFRAYLLTTLRHVAYDRARKDRRVDLTADITSVEEGVDALKVPFTDTAVRGLERSLAAKAFGRLPERWQTVLWHTEIERQSPAEVAPLLGLTPNGVSALAYRAREGLRQAYLQAHLAETEQQRCRATVSRLGAWTRHALSRRERAQVEAHLDRCPRCGALAAELADVNSALRAVVAPLVLGGLVADYLATTGAGAAKELAAQPPATESSASPGDTTDAGTAIAPASPRQFVGVAGSGVAMAAAIAIALAAGGVSPPLAQRPPSATQVPTPPSSQQPLPEPGPVPPLLPPATSAPLIPSLPATRTPPLPTAPSTSRPAEEPAPGPARVVLREHVSELVLEADGAPAELPFTVRNEGESTSSGVKLTLRLPPGISAVAPGGGGGSPQGHVAGEPVGTARTPTGGHDINCPAGTGTVTCERGGLAPGESAVFRLWLRAAGNAEAGRITGSLGLGASKRADISVPLTVRAGDVAELETEKLLGERPRALSVEVRNGGRSPRRARVEFDRPGMAFPRGGALNCDSGNRPRCSPLRPLRPGESFRMLYVPYRDQRHVLELTVSATVGHARVTETVEFACGYGHCARDEVPQRGGPGSEEPTTGDAEPPSAPHLREVLPPVVRQRPVEGLLGG, encoded by the coding sequence GTGTCGACCGCCCTCCCGGACCCCAAGGGCAGCAGCGATGCCGAGCTGATCGCATCGGTGCGCGAGGGCAGGATCGAGGCGTACGGCACCCTCTACGAGCGCCACGTGGCCGCGGCGTACAACCTGGCGCGCCAGTTGACTCGTTCCGCGACGGAATCCGACGACCTGGTGTCCGAGGCGTTCGCGAAGGTGCTCGACGCACTGCGTGCGGGTAAGGGACCGGACAGTGCGTTCCGGGCTTACCTGCTCACCACGCTGCGGCACGTCGCATACGACCGGGCACGCAAGGACCGGCGCGTTGACCTCACCGCCGACATCACCAGCGTCGAGGAGGGTGTCGACGCGCTCAAGGTGCCGTTCACCGACACCGCGGTGCGAGGACTGGAACGATCGCTGGCCGCGAAGGCGTTCGGCAGGCTTCCCGAACGTTGGCAGACGGTGCTGTGGCATACCGAAATCGAACGCCAGTCACCTGCCGAGGTGGCGCCGCTGCTCGGCCTCACACCCAACGGTGTCTCGGCGCTGGCCTACCGCGCGAGGGAGGGGTTGCGGCAGGCGTATCTACAGGCTCACCTCGCCGAGACCGAACAGCAGCGGTGCAGGGCGACGGTGAGCAGGCTCGGGGCGTGGACGAGGCACGCGCTGTCCAGGCGGGAACGCGCGCAGGTGGAAGCGCATCTGGACCGGTGTCCCAGGTGCGGGGCGCTCGCGGCCGAACTGGCCGACGTCAACAGCGCGCTCCGTGCGGTGGTGGCGCCGCTCGTGCTCGGTGGCCTTGTGGCGGACTACCTGGCGACGACGGGCGCGGGTGCGGCCAAAGAACTGGCCGCACAGCCGCCTGCCACCGAAAGCAGCGCCTCCCCGGGCGATACGACGGACGCCGGGACCGCGATAGCGCCCGCGAGCCCTCGCCAGTTCGTCGGTGTGGCGGGCTCCGGTGTGGCTATGGCTGCCGCGATCGCCATCGCGTTGGCGGCAGGCGGGGTCTCGCCGCCGCTGGCGCAACGGCCGCCGTCGGCCACGCAGGTGCCCACCCCACCCAGCAGCCAGCAGCCGCTGCCCGAGCCAGGACCGGTCCCTCCGCTGCTTCCACCCGCTACTTCCGCACCGCTGATCCCGTCGCTGCCCGCCACCCGCACGCCACCGTTGCCTACCGCGCCCAGCACGTCACGGCCTGCTGAGGAGCCCGCGCCCGGACCGGCCAGGGTGGTGCTGCGCGAGCACGTGTCCGAACTCGTTCTCGAAGCCGACGGCGCACCCGCGGAGTTGCCGTTCACGGTCCGCAACGAGGGCGAAAGCACTTCCAGCGGCGTCAAGCTGACCCTGCGGTTGCCGCCCGGGATCAGCGCCGTAGCACCGGGTGGTGGCGGAGGCTCGCCGCAGGGCCACGTGGCGGGTGAGCCGGTCGGCACAGCACGTACACCCACCGGGGGTCACGACATCAACTGCCCCGCCGGAACGGGCACGGTGACCTGCGAGCGCGGCGGTCTGGCGCCCGGCGAGTCGGCGGTGTTCAGGCTGTGGCTGCGGGCGGCGGGCAACGCGGAGGCCGGCCGGATCACCGGCTCGCTCGGCCTCGGAGCCAGCAAGCGAGCCGACATCAGCGTGCCCCTCACCGTGCGCGCGGGCGACGTGGCCGAACTGGAGACGGAGAAGCTGCTCGGCGAGCGGCCAAGGGCGCTTTCGGTGGAGGTACGCAACGGCGGCAGGTCGCCACGCAGGGCGAGGGTTGAGTTCGACCGGCCCGGCATGGCGTTTCCTCGCGGCGGCGCACTGAACTGCGACAGCGGGAACCGGCCACGCTGCTCGCCCCTCCGGCCGCTGCGACCAGGAGAGTCGTTCCGGATGCTGTACGTGCCCTACCGGGATCAGCGACACGTGCTGGAACTGACCGTGTCCGCGACCGTGGGCCACGCTCGCGTCACCGAGACGGTGGAATTCGCGTGCGGGTACGGCCACTGCGCGCGGG